One region of Sus scrofa isolate TJ Tabasco breed Duroc chromosome 3, Sscrofa11.1, whole genome shotgun sequence genomic DNA includes:
- the CEP68 gene encoding centrosomal protein of 68 kDa: MALGEEKAEGEASADTKAPCERWSRREQELDPSRLVLRQQPPRLEAEGGPASPAGGAEGLPAPACCGGAGPGPSGAYQPQASGASREPVVGGSQPALGYLLLPAGLGAGDLCSLGSQMEARPSASEELPQTRTVLRATTLCSGHDADTEDDPSAAESPQVLDLSPQSPVSGFPFPSQWRSSMSPGAATPQSSSCSGSASSPGSSVQGLQEKAQPQGCPLAKVSSLELVVPPVASSVVGPAPRLQWSPQPVSSGSDAPGLARRRLSFQAEYWACVLPDSLPPSPDRRSPLWNPNKEYEDLLDYTYPLRPGPRLPKHLDSRALADPVLQDSGVDLDSFSVSPASTLKSPPNVSHSCPPVEATALPFCGPREPSLRQWPSGAPQKQGDVGLASCSLPTSTPRAPGSRDTPWKSREPAPRGMKDWPPVGKHLDLGSPHLRTQERGRPSPRLEREKGASQGIGRLACTESGCKPEEEVESDDEYLALPTRLTQVSSLVSYLGSIPTLVHLPIDATEGQSSLDVSDSDGPASLPSDSSQSQLPSGAALRGSGNPEGQNHCLLRSFVRPRGSAGEGSLVSSQALGVSGPLRTRTSLPSMLDRQAFLDPNAEGQPPGKGAQGRESLVQCVKTFCCQLEELIRWLYNVADITDHLTPPRSSLTGLKSSLQLYRQFKKDIDEHQPLTESVLQKGEILLQCLLDNTPVLKDILGRISRQPSELESHADHLYDTILASLDRLAGCTLVPDGTPMAHRSASVKGISLASSQPEI; the protein is encoded by the exons ATGGCCCTGGGAGAAGAAAAGGCGGAGGGAGAGGCATCTGCCGACACGAAGGCCCCGTGTGAGAGGTGGAGCCGCAGGGAGCAGGAACTGGACCCCTCGAGGCTGGTGCTCCGGCAGCAGCCGCCACGCCTGGAAGCTGAGGGAGGGCCCGCCTCCCCTGCCGGGGGTGCTGAggggctccctgcccctgcctgctgcGGTGGGGCTGGCCCGGGCCCCTCTGGAGCCTACCAGCCGCAGGCCAGCGGGGCCAGCAGGGAGCCGGTAGTGGGTGGGTCTCAGCCTGCTCTCGGTTACCTGCTTCTCCCTGCCGGCCTGGGGGCTGGAGACCTGTGCTCCTTGGGAAGCCAG ATGGAGGCCAGGCCCTCTGCCTCCGAGGAGCTACCTCAGACTCGCACGGTTCTCAGAGCCACCACTCTTTGCTCAGGCCATGATGCTGATACCGAAGATGACCCATCCGCAGCTGAGTCGCCGCAGGTGCTGGACCTCAGCCCACAGTCCCCCGTCTCAGGCTTTCCGTTCCCGTCTCAATGGAGGTCCTCCATGAGCCCGGGTGCTGCCACACCTCAGTCCTCCAGCTGCAGCGGCTCTGCCTCATCCCCGGGCAGCAGTGTCCAGGGTCTCCAGGAAAAGGCGCAGCCTCAGGGTTGCCCCCTCGCCAAGGTCTCCTCCCTGGAGCTGGTCGTCCCGCCGGTGGCTTCCTCAGTGGTGGGGCCTGCTCCTCGGCTCCAGTGGTCGCCCCAGCCTGTGTCCTCGGGGAGCGATGCTCCTGGGCTGGCCAGGAGGCGCCTCTCCTTCCAGGCCGAGTACTGGGCCTGCGTGCTGCCGgattccctgcctccctcccctgacCGCCGCTCCCCACTCTGGAACCCGAATAAAGAGTATGAAGACCTGCTGGACTATACTTACCCTCTCAGGCCCGGGCCTCGGCTCCCAAAACACCTCGACAGCCGTGCACTGGCAGACCCTGTCCTACAGGACTCAGGCGTAGACCTGGATAGCTTCTCTGTCTCCCCAGCAAGTACCCTAAAGTCACCCCCTAACGTCTCCCACAGTTGCCCACCAGTCGAGGCCACTGCTCTGCCATTCTGTGGGCCCAGAGAGCCAAGCCTTAGGCAGTGGCCCTCTGGAGCACCCCAAAAGCAGGGTGATGTGGGGTTGGCATCTTGTAGTCTGCCCACATCTACCCCCAGAGCCCCAGGCAGCAGGGACACTCCGTGGAAGAGTAGAGAGCCAGCCCCGAGGGGCATGAAGGACTGGCCACCTGTGGGTAAGCACCTTGACCTGGGCTCTCCCCACCTGAGGACCCAGGAGAGAGGGCGGCCCTCACCCAGgctagaaagagagaagggggccAGCCAGGGCATAGGGCGCCTCGCCTGCACAGAGTCTGGATGTAAACCAGAAGAGGAGGTGGAAAGTGATGATGAGTATCTGGCCCTGCCCACTCGGCTGACACAGGTTTCTAGCTTGGTCTCCTACCTGGGTTCCATTCCCACCTTGGTGCATCTGCCCATTGACGCCACCGAAGGGCAGAGCTCCCTGGATGTATCGGACAGTGATGGACCAGCTTCCCTCCCGTCGGACTCCAGCCAAAGCCAGCTTCCCTCTGGGGCTGCCCTCAGAGGGTCTGGGAACCCTGAGGGCCAGAACCACTGTTTGCTGCGCTCCTTTGTCCGCCCAAGGGGCTCTGCGGGGGAGGGCAGTCTGGTGAGCAGCCAGGCGCTCGGGGTCTCTGGGCCACTGAGAACACGTACCTCCTTGCCATCTATGTTGGACCGGCAGGCATTCTTGGATCCCAATGCTGAAGGGCAGCCTCCTGGGAAAGGAGCACAGGGAAGGGAGTCGCTCGTGCAGTGTGTGAAG ACCTTTTGCTGTCAGCTGGAAGAGCTGATCCGCTGGCTGTATAATGTAGCCGACATCACCGACCACCTGACTCCACCCAGGTCCAGCCTCACAGGCCTCAAGTCTTCTCTGCAGCTTTACCGG CAATTTAAGAAAGATATAGACGAACACCAGCCCCTGACGGAGAGTGTCTTACAGAAAGGGGAGATTCTTCTTCAGTGCCTGTTGGATAATACCCCAG TGTTAAAGGACATCCTCGGGAGGATCTCCAGGCAGCCCAGCGAGCTGGAGAGCCACGCGGATCACCTGTACGACACCATCTTAGCCTCCCTGGACAGGCTGGCTGGCTGCACCCTCGTCCCTGACGGCACGCCCATGGCACACAGGAGCGCCAGTGTGAAGGGGATTAGCCTG gcATCTTCTCAGCCAGAGATATAA